In Hydrogenovibrio thermophilus, the following are encoded in one genomic region:
- a CDS encoding FAD-binding and (Fe-S)-binding domain-containing protein, with product MISTDASVFEIFPEEFIYPTDTDALRQRIQTALHKKQPITMRAGGTSLGGQAIGSGLLVDISKHLTRILDYRPELKEVDVEPGVIQDDLNAFVKQDNLRFAPDTSTSNRAMIGGMIGNNSCGSYSVYYGTTRDHVKAVEMILADGSQVRFDDLSAEQLHDKLNLQSLEGEIYRTVIDLLEKHGPEIVEHFPDPSIVRRTTGYALDVLYTDYQPFNPDGKPFNLTPLICGSEGTLGVITQATLNLVDLPTHRQLFCAHFDSVSTAMKAVPEYLQYDPAAIEIIDKATLDGTKNNVEQTHNRFWVKEDPEAVLVVELFDEDADRLQERLKSGQAWMLTQGAYACPIIEPQDSGKVWNLRKAGLGLLMGKPTRQKAVAVIEDAAIPVRALPDFYQDTQQLMSELGIGCVYYGHASVGLIHVRPEMDLATEAGRRTFQTVAERSSQLVKKYRGAISGEHGDGRIRAPFIKEQVGEAVYSYLVQLKRAFDPENLFNPGVIIGDAPVTANLRADRQPKQLLNPGYDWSKDLSLMDAVEKCNGAGACRKSAGSGTMCPSYQATREENYSTRGRSNLLRHALTEPSPVKALNQDELQDALSLCLGCKACKTECPASVDMARLKSEVLYQINRFSLSKLSIKFYGELMRLGAIFPAIYNWTQNLSLVKKVMGVDVRRTLPKLEKQSLSAWWKQHSKIPPEVPQNTHHTIWVLADLYIQYQEPKIGQAAIQTLQKLGFDVKPVFLKSSPRALLSQGLLKEAKQALTGIQQQLKDVAESDYIVGIEPSDTLVWRDEAKDLIAQNDQAWAFSSVLLFEELMLKLHAQMDLNLGPVPRTAWLHVHCHQKSLAQAQEAVKALNLIPELQIQYINSGCCGMSGEFGYKNYDVSLKIANQTLLPTLEKSQDDDLVIATGTSCRHQLEDFAEKHALHPAEIFHQAVCNRP from the coding sequence ATGATTTCGACTGATGCTTCCGTTTTTGAAATTTTTCCCGAAGAATTCATCTATCCAACGGATACCGATGCCCTTCGTCAACGCATCCAAACCGCCTTGCACAAAAAGCAACCCATCACCATGCGCGCCGGCGGAACATCCTTGGGCGGCCAAGCCATCGGTTCCGGTTTATTGGTGGATATTTCCAAACACCTGACCCGCATTTTGGATTACCGCCCGGAGCTGAAAGAAGTCGACGTCGAACCCGGCGTCATTCAGGATGACCTGAATGCCTTCGTCAAGCAGGATAACCTGCGTTTTGCACCGGACACCTCCACCTCAAATCGCGCCATGATCGGCGGCATGATCGGCAACAACTCTTGCGGTTCCTATTCGGTGTATTACGGCACCACCCGCGATCACGTCAAAGCGGTGGAAATGATTCTCGCCGACGGATCACAGGTACGTTTCGACGATCTAAGTGCCGAACAACTGCACGACAAACTGAACCTGCAATCGCTGGAAGGCGAAATTTACCGCACGGTCATCGACCTGCTGGAAAAGCATGGTCCGGAAATCGTCGAACACTTCCCCGACCCGTCGATTGTGCGCCGCACCACTGGCTATGCCTTGGACGTGCTTTACACCGATTATCAGCCCTTCAATCCGGACGGCAAACCGTTCAACCTAACACCGTTGATTTGCGGCAGTGAAGGCACCTTAGGCGTGATCACTCAGGCCACCTTGAACCTGGTGGATTTGCCGACGCACCGCCAACTGTTTTGCGCCCATTTCGATTCGGTGTCCACCGCCATGAAAGCCGTACCGGAATACCTGCAATACGACCCGGCCGCAATTGAAATCATCGACAAAGCCACCCTGGACGGCACCAAAAACAATGTCGAACAAACCCACAACCGTTTCTGGGTGAAAGAAGACCCCGAGGCAGTTCTGGTGGTGGAATTGTTTGATGAAGACGCCGACCGCTTACAGGAACGCCTAAAAAGTGGCCAGGCCTGGATGCTGACGCAAGGCGCCTATGCCTGCCCGATTATCGAACCGCAAGACAGCGGCAAAGTCTGGAACCTGCGCAAAGCCGGCCTAGGCCTTTTGATGGGGAAACCGACGCGCCAGAAAGCCGTTGCGGTGATTGAAGATGCCGCCATCCCCGTCAGAGCCTTACCGGATTTTTATCAAGATACCCAACAGTTGATGAGTGAACTGGGCATCGGCTGCGTCTACTACGGTCACGCCTCGGTCGGCTTGATTCACGTCCGCCCGGAGATGGACCTGGCCACCGAAGCAGGTCGTCGTACCTTCCAGACGGTTGCGGAACGCAGTTCACAACTGGTTAAAAAATACCGCGGTGCGATTTCCGGCGAACACGGCGACGGCCGTATTCGCGCGCCCTTCATCAAAGAACAGGTCGGCGAAGCGGTCTACAGCTATCTGGTGCAACTCAAGCGTGCATTTGATCCGGAAAACCTGTTCAATCCGGGCGTGATTATCGGCGATGCACCGGTTACCGCCAACTTGCGCGCCGACCGCCAACCCAAACAATTGCTCAACCCGGGTTACGATTGGTCAAAAGACCTGTCGTTGATGGATGCCGTGGAAAAATGTAACGGAGCCGGCGCTTGCCGTAAATCTGCTGGCAGCGGTACCATGTGTCCGTCTTACCAGGCAACTCGTGAAGAAAATTATTCAACACGCGGTCGCAGCAACTTATTGCGCCACGCCCTGACCGAGCCAAGCCCGGTCAAAGCCTTGAACCAGGACGAGTTACAAGACGCCCTATCCTTGTGCCTGGGCTGTAAAGCCTGTAAAACCGAATGCCCGGCGAGTGTCGACATGGCGCGTTTGAAATCGGAAGTGCTGTATCAAATCAATCGCTTTTCCTTGAGCAAACTGTCGATTAAATTCTACGGTGAACTCATGCGTCTGGGCGCGATTTTCCCGGCCATCTACAATTGGACGCAAAACTTGTCCCTGGTGAAAAAAGTCATGGGCGTTGATGTACGCCGCACCCTGCCGAAGCTGGAAAAACAGTCGTTGTCCGCTTGGTGGAAACAACACTCGAAAATCCCCCCTGAAGTGCCGCAAAACACCCATCACACCATTTGGGTGTTGGCGGACCTATACATCCAGTACCAGGAACCCAAAATCGGCCAGGCTGCCATCCAAACGCTTCAAAAGCTGGGTTTTGATGTCAAACCGGTGTTTTTAAAATCATCCCCGCGTGCGTTGCTGAGCCAAGGCCTGCTCAAGGAAGCCAAACAGGCATTGACCGGCATCCAGCAACAATTAAAGGACGTGGCCGAATCCGATTACATTGTCGGCATCGAACCGTCGGACACCCTCGTTTGGCGCGACGAAGCGAAAGACTTGATTGCCCAAAACGACCAGGCCTGGGCGTTTTCGTCGGTGTTATTGTTTGAGGAATTGATGCTGAAACTCCACGCGCAAATGGACTTGAACCTCGGACCGGTCCCCCGCACCGCCTGGCTACACGTGCATTGCCATCAAAAATCCCTGGCACAAGCTCAGGAAGCCGTGAAAGCCTTGAACCTGATTCCAGAGCTGCAGATTCAATACATCAACTCCGGTTGTTGCGGCATGTCTGGGGAATTCGGTTATAAGAATTACGACGTCTCGTTAAAAATCGCCAATCAAACGTTATTGCCGACCTTGGAAAAATCGCAAGACGATGATTTGGTGATTGCCACCGGCACCAGCTGTCGCCACCAGTTGGAAGACTTCGCGGAGAAACACGCGTTGCACCCGGCGGAAATCTTCCATCAAGCGGTGTGCAACCGACCCTAA
- the serA gene encoding phosphoglycerate dehydrogenase, which produces MSNKSKSLAKDKIKILLLEGPHQTATDVFNENGYYNIEYHKGSLSGDELKAKIADVHFIGIRSRTNLTADVLDAAKKLVGIGCFCIGTNQVDLRAAMMKGIPVFNAPFSNTRSVAELVLGELLLLSRDIPAKNAKVHRGEWDKSAAGSVEVRGKTLGIIGYGHIGTQLSIMAESIGMRVNFYDIETKLPLSNARQVKSLDDLLQMSDVISLHVPETDETKNMMGEAEFAKMKKGAIFINAARGTVVDIDALADAIKSGHLAGAAIDVFPQEPKSNNEEFVSPLRGLDNVILTPHIGGSTEEAQENIGQEVATKLVRYSDTGTTLSAKNFPEVSLPEHKNRSRLLHIHRNQPGIMTQINESFGQHNINIAAQYLQTNSEIGYVVIDLDSKDRETGLKELKAIDGTIRTRVIHG; this is translated from the coding sequence ATGAGCAACAAATCCAAATCTCTTGCCAAAGATAAGATCAAAATCCTTCTACTGGAAGGCCCACACCAAACCGCCACTGACGTATTCAATGAAAACGGCTACTACAACATCGAATACCACAAGGGGTCTCTCTCCGGTGACGAATTGAAAGCCAAAATCGCCGACGTCCACTTCATCGGTATCCGCTCCCGCACCAACTTGACGGCCGATGTTCTGGACGCCGCCAAGAAGCTGGTCGGCATCGGCTGCTTCTGTATCGGTACCAACCAGGTGGATTTGCGCGCCGCCATGATGAAAGGCATTCCGGTTTTCAACGCGCCTTTCTCCAATACCCGCTCGGTTGCCGAATTGGTATTGGGCGAACTTTTGTTGCTGTCACGAGACATTCCGGCGAAAAACGCCAAGGTTCACCGTGGTGAATGGGACAAATCCGCCGCCGGTTCGGTGGAAGTCCGTGGTAAAACCCTGGGCATCATCGGATACGGTCACATCGGTACGCAATTGAGCATCATGGCGGAAAGCATCGGGATGCGTGTCAACTTCTACGACATCGAAACCAAACTGCCTTTGAGCAATGCGCGCCAAGTGAAATCACTGGATGACCTGCTACAGATGTCGGACGTCATCTCACTGCACGTTCCGGAAACCGATGAAACCAAGAACATGATGGGCGAAGCCGAGTTTGCCAAAATGAAAAAAGGCGCGATTTTCATCAACGCGGCTCGCGGTACCGTTGTCGATATCGACGCTTTGGCCGACGCCATCAAATCCGGTCACCTGGCCGGTGCCGCCATTGACGTTTTCCCACAGGAACCGAAATCCAACAACGAAGAATTCGTCTCCCCTTTGCGAGGCCTCGACAATGTGATTCTGACGCCGCACATCGGCGGCAGCACGGAAGAAGCCCAGGAAAATATCGGCCAGGAAGTGGCCACCAAATTGGTTCGTTACTCCGACACCGGCACCACGTTATCGGCGAAGAACTTCCCGGAAGTCTCCTTGCCGGAACACAAAAACCGCAGCCGCTTGTTGCATATTCACCGAAACCAGCCGGGCATCATGACGCAAATCAACGAATCGTTCGGCCAGCACAACATCAACATCGCGGCGCAATACTTGCAGACCAATTCCGAAATTGGTTACGTGGTCATCGATTTGGATTCCAAAGACCGTGAAACCGGCCTGAAGGAACTGAAAGCCATTGATGGCACCATCCGTACTCGCGTGATCCACGGTTAA
- a CDS encoding c-type cytochrome gives MKKLFLIAFSSGLLFSQAAFAADMPAKAKTCVGCHGVDGNSVVPNFPKLAGQHAQYLEKALKDFRDGFRKDATMQAFAKNLSDKEIKELADYYASQKAK, from the coding sequence ATGAAAAAACTATTTTTAATCGCCTTCTCCAGCGGCCTATTGTTCAGCCAAGCAGCGTTTGCCGCCGACATGCCGGCTAAAGCGAAAACCTGTGTCGGCTGTCACGGTGTCGATGGAAACAGCGTTGTCCCAAATTTTCCGAAATTGGCCGGACAACACGCCCAGTACCTTGAAAAGGCGCTGAAGGACTTTAGAGATGGTTTCCGCAAGGACGCGACCATGCAAGCTTTCGCGAAAAACCTGAGCGACAAGGAAATCAAAGAACTGGCGGACTACTACGCTTCTCAAAAAGCCAAGTAA
- a CDS encoding c-type cytochrome: MKKLLLALSATSLIAFGSAANAAGDATAGQAAYSTCVGCHGAAGEGGVGPKLAGQPAADIVAKLHKYKAGEQVGPMTSMMAPMAAGLSDADIENIAAYVQTL; encoded by the coding sequence ATGAAAAAATTACTACTTGCATTATCTGCAACTTCTTTGATTGCTTTCGGTTCTGCTGCCAACGCAGCAGGTGACGCTACAGCTGGTCAAGCCGCTTACTCTACTTGTGTAGGTTGTCACGGTGCAGCTGGTGAAGGTGGTGTTGGACCAAAACTAGCTGGTCAACCTGCCGCTGACATCGTTGCTAAACTACACAAATACAAAGCCGGTGAGCAAGTTGGTCCAATGACTTCCATGATGGCGCCAATGGCAGCGGGTCTTTCTGACGCTGACATTGAAAACATCGCGGCTTACGTCCAAACACTTTAA
- a CDS encoding ABC transporter permease — protein MKRSALKPFTLFSKLALWALILLISLPILSLGFSWHRIDSGLWQHLSDNLLLELLGNTFQLLLGVAIGTGVLGISLAWLVTRCEFPGRRWFEWLLFLPFAVPAYVLAFVFLGVFDYAGPVQSFFRDTLNMQGGLDIREGVWGVAFIMSLVFYPYVYLLTRSAFLAQPPNYTEAARSLGDSPFRAFWRVSLPLARPAVIAGLSLALMEVLADFGTVAIFNYDTFTTAIYSSWVDYRSLETAAQLSTLLLIIAATLIALEHYQRGKRAFHSGLPRQQTRYRLQGVKAIATWGYLSGVLLLAFGLPLIQLSLWAYQSFSGWDPRLSEWIGNSLILAVFSALLTVLIALILNAVIHNHPLSRLQTFGIRFTTLGYALPGSVLAVGVMLFLFEVDGLLDGGLWFSSGLFALVIAYMVRFMAVAFGPVESSFKTIKPSISEAARNLGASPLELFKRIYWPLLTPGLLTALFLVTLDILKELPATYLLRPFGWDTLAVRTFELSTEGLYEAAALPALVLMGIGLAGLVIIEVLRARAEKRRPISH, from the coding sequence ATGAAAAGGTCGGCTTTGAAACCCTTTACCCTGTTTTCCAAACTGGCACTCTGGGCGTTGATACTGCTCATTTCCCTGCCCATACTGAGCCTGGGCTTTTCCTGGCACCGTATTGACAGCGGGCTCTGGCAACACCTGTCGGACAACCTGCTACTCGAGCTGCTTGGAAACACTTTCCAATTATTGTTGGGCGTGGCCATCGGCACTGGCGTGCTTGGCATCAGTCTCGCCTGGCTGGTGACCCGGTGTGAATTTCCCGGGCGCCGCTGGTTTGAGTGGCTACTCTTCCTGCCGTTCGCCGTGCCCGCTTACGTGCTGGCGTTTGTGTTTTTAGGAGTGTTCGACTACGCCGGTCCGGTACAATCCTTTTTCCGTGACACGCTCAATATGCAAGGTGGTCTCGACATCCGCGAAGGCGTCTGGGGCGTAGCCTTCATCATGAGTTTGGTGTTCTATCCCTATGTCTATCTGTTGACCCGAAGCGCCTTTCTGGCTCAACCGCCCAACTACACCGAAGCGGCCCGCAGCCTTGGTGACTCCCCGTTTCGCGCCTTTTGGCGTGTTTCACTGCCGCTGGCACGCCCCGCCGTCATTGCCGGGTTGTCGCTCGCACTGATGGAAGTCCTAGCCGACTTTGGCACCGTCGCCATTTTCAACTACGACACCTTCACCACAGCGATCTACTCCAGTTGGGTGGATTATCGCTCATTGGAAACCGCCGCTCAGTTGTCAACGCTGCTCCTCATCATTGCCGCGACGCTGATTGCATTGGAACACTACCAACGCGGCAAACGTGCGTTTCACAGTGGTTTGCCAAGGCAGCAAACCCGCTACCGCCTGCAGGGTGTCAAAGCCATTGCAACCTGGGGTTACCTGTCGGGTGTTCTATTGCTCGCCTTCGGCTTACCGCTAATACAACTCTCCCTGTGGGCCTACCAATCCTTTAGCGGTTGGGACCCTCGCCTCAGCGAATGGATCGGAAACAGTTTAATCCTGGCAGTCTTCTCCGCGTTGCTGACGGTGTTGATTGCCCTGATTCTCAATGCCGTTATTCACAACCATCCGTTGAGCCGCCTGCAAACTTTCGGCATCCGCTTCACAACATTAGGCTACGCTTTGCCCGGTTCAGTACTGGCCGTTGGCGTCATGTTGTTCCTGTTTGAAGTGGACGGCCTACTCGATGGTGGTTTATGGTTCAGCAGCGGCCTGTTTGCACTGGTCATCGCCTATATGGTGCGTTTTATGGCTGTGGCCTTCGGCCCGGTGGAGAGCAGTTTCAAAACCATCAAACCGTCCATCAGCGAAGCGGCACGGAACCTAGGAGCTTCTCCGCTTGAATTGTTCAAACGTATCTACTGGCCTTTACTGACCCCAGGCCTATTAACAGCATTGTTTTTGGTGACGCTGGACATTCTCAAAGAGTTACCGGCCACCTATCTATTGCGCCCGTTCGGATGGGACACTTTGGCGGTGCGGACTTTTGAACTCAGTACGGAAGGTTTATATGAAGCGGCCGCGTTACCGGCCTTGGTATTGATGGGCATCGGCCTGGCAGGCCTGGTCATTATTGAAGTATTGCGAGCGCGGGCCGAAAAGCGCCGCCCCATATCACACTAA
- a CDS encoding extracellular solute-binding protein codes for MKKRSLKHAFATTLFSIASLAMLGTSQLAYADDELVVYSSRKEHLIKPLFDQFTKETGIPVTLQTGKANALIERLKAEGERTQADIFMTVDAGNLWYAAQQGLFQPMNVDRIQAKIPAHLRDPDNLWTGLSVRARTIVYHSERVQPSELSSYEALANNAWHGKLCLRTSKKVYNKSLVAAMIDHDGATKTEQVLTGWVSNLAAKPQAKDSQVLKAIEAGQCDVGIVNTYYYGRMQDKNPQTKIKLFWANQNSYGTHINVSGAGILKHAQHREAAQKLLNWLTSDTAQKQFGGANKEYPANPKIPLDPQVASWGSFKADDLNLAIVGKRQAEAVKLMQKANYK; via the coding sequence GTGAAAAAACGTTCATTGAAACACGCTTTCGCCACCACTTTATTCTCCATTGCCAGCCTGGCAATGCTCGGCACCTCTCAACTAGCCTATGCCGATGACGAACTGGTGGTGTATTCTTCTCGAAAAGAGCACTTGATCAAGCCGCTGTTCGACCAGTTCACAAAGGAAACCGGCATTCCGGTGACCTTACAAACCGGTAAAGCCAACGCCTTGATTGAGCGCTTGAAAGCCGAAGGCGAGCGCACCCAAGCGGACATTTTCATGACCGTTGACGCCGGCAACCTGTGGTATGCCGCCCAACAAGGGTTATTCCAACCCATGAACGTCGATCGAATTCAAGCAAAAATCCCGGCTCACCTGAGAGACCCGGACAATCTATGGACCGGTCTATCGGTGCGCGCCAGAACCATCGTGTATCACTCCGAACGCGTTCAGCCCTCCGAACTGTCAAGCTACGAAGCTCTGGCAAACAACGCCTGGCACGGAAAGCTGTGCCTTCGCACGTCGAAAAAGGTGTATAACAAATCGCTGGTAGCGGCGATGATCGACCACGACGGCGCGACCAAAACCGAACAAGTTCTTACCGGCTGGGTAAGCAACCTTGCCGCGAAGCCACAGGCTAAAGACTCGCAAGTATTGAAGGCCATTGAAGCCGGTCAATGCGATGTCGGCATCGTCAACACTTACTACTACGGCCGCATGCAAGACAAGAACCCGCAAACAAAAATCAAACTGTTCTGGGCCAACCAAAACAGTTACGGCACACACATCAACGTCTCCGGAGCCGGCATTCTAAAGCACGCCCAACACCGAGAAGCCGCTCAAAAACTGTTGAACTGGCTAACCTCCGACACGGCGCAAAAACAATTCGGCGGTGCCAACAAAGAATACCCGGCCAACCCGAAAATCCCGCTGGATCCGCAAGTCGCCAGCTGGGGCAGCTTTAAAGCCGACGACCTCAACCTGGCGATTGTCGGCAAACGCCAGGCCGAAGCCGTCAAACTGATGCAGAAAGCCAATTATAAATAA
- a CDS encoding ABC transporter ATP-binding protein, with protein sequence MVELDKVCINLGQQALFKEFTLSFAAGEIIGLLGPSGCGKTTLLRSIAGFTPIQSGVITVNDRCLACDGQSLPPEKRNISMVFQDHALFPHLTVAENIAFGLRGQSKTEQRRRVDELLTMIHLNDLANRYPHEISGGQQQRVALARALAPKPALVLLDEPFSNLDPALRHRLAEETRQWLKQENTPALLVTHDETDAQTLCDHYGTLTASKIQFANPTAA encoded by the coding sequence ATGGTCGAACTGGATAAAGTCTGCATTAATTTGGGTCAGCAAGCCTTGTTCAAGGAGTTCACCCTATCGTTTGCCGCCGGCGAAATCATCGGGCTATTGGGCCCGAGCGGTTGCGGCAAGACGACCCTATTGCGCTCTATTGCCGGTTTCACGCCAATCCAATCCGGCGTCATCACCGTCAACGACCGTTGTCTGGCGTGCGATGGCCAATCCTTGCCACCGGAAAAACGTAATATCAGCATGGTGTTCCAGGATCATGCCCTCTTTCCACACCTGACGGTTGCGGAAAACATCGCCTTCGGTCTGCGCGGTCAATCCAAAACCGAACAACGTCGTCGTGTCGACGAACTCTTGACCATGATTCACTTGAACGACTTGGCAAACCGTTACCCGCACGAAATCTCCGGCGGTCAACAACAGCGCGTGGCCTTGGCTCGCGCCTTGGCACCGAAGCCGGCATTGGTATTATTGGACGAACCTTTCTCCAACCTGGATCCGGCCTTGCGCCACCGTTTGGCGGAAGAAACCCGCCAGTGGTTGAAGCAGGAAAACACTCCGGCGTTATTGGTCACCCATGACGAGACCGATGCGCAAACCCTCTGCGACCACTACGGCACACTGACCGCATCCAAAATCCAATTCGCCAATCCCACGGCGGCCTAA
- the rsgA gene encoding ribosome small subunit-dependent GTPase A, whose amino-acid sequence MAKRKLNQQQQRRVKQKQHQERTATETVGDSQLGEKRPGLVITNFGKRLLVESEDGQLHNCAVRQHLGKLVAGDTVTWQADIEPNTGVVVAADPRHQELSRPGFRGQKRMVAANIDLLGIVAPIEPGVHPDMIDRYLVTAHQMHLPVLILINKIDLMASDEHWEAIAELLLPYDELGLDILPVSAESGDGIEALRTLLTGKNSVFVGPSGAGKSSLIKALIPDIDIKTSALSESTGLGKHTTTNSILYHLPEEADVNPGHAGNIIDSPGVRQFSPMPCELHELEAAYPDFAPFLGQCKFNNCTHTTEPNCAIRQAVEDGELHYSRYQSFQRLREEFANEPH is encoded by the coding sequence GTGGCGAAACGCAAACTCAACCAACAACAACAGCGCCGGGTGAAGCAAAAGCAACATCAGGAGCGCACCGCCACGGAAACGGTCGGCGATTCCCAACTGGGTGAAAAACGACCAGGCCTGGTCATTACCAACTTCGGCAAACGTCTGCTGGTGGAGTCCGAAGACGGCCAACTCCACAACTGCGCCGTACGCCAACACCTGGGCAAGCTGGTGGCCGGCGACACCGTCACCTGGCAGGCCGACATTGAACCCAACACCGGCGTGGTCGTCGCGGCCGACCCACGCCATCAGGAACTCAGTCGCCCCGGTTTTCGCGGTCAAAAGCGCATGGTGGCCGCCAATATCGACCTCTTAGGCATTGTCGCCCCCATCGAACCGGGCGTTCACCCGGACATGATCGACCGTTACCTGGTCACCGCCCATCAAATGCACTTGCCGGTGCTGATTCTGATTAATAAAATCGACTTGATGGCGTCCGATGAACACTGGGAAGCCATTGCCGAACTCTTACTTCCCTATGACGAATTGGGGCTGGATATTCTGCCGGTATCGGCTGAAAGCGGGGATGGCATCGAGGCATTAAGAACCTTGCTAACCGGCAAAAACAGTGTCTTTGTCGGCCCGTCCGGTGCGGGAAAATCGTCACTCATTAAAGCCCTGATTCCCGACATCGACATCAAAACCAGCGCCCTGTCGGAATCCACCGGACTGGGCAAACACACCACCACCAACAGCATTTTGTACCATCTACCGGAGGAAGCCGACGTCAACCCGGGGCACGCCGGAAACATCATCGACTCGCCCGGCGTGCGTCAATTCAGCCCGATGCCATGCGAATTGCACGAGCTGGAAGCCGCTTACCCGGATTTCGCGCCCTTTCTAGGCCAGTGCAAATTCAATAATTGCACCCATACCACCGAACCCAACTGTGCGATTCGCCAAGCGGTTGAAGACGGCGAACTGCACTATTCCCGCTACCAAAGCTTCCAGCGGTTACGTGAAGAGTTCGCTAACGAACCCCACTGA
- a CDS encoding 4a-hydroxytetrahydrobiopterin dehydratase, translating into MTHELPLKDQSCTDIEKGSKPLIIPTIESYLSQMPGWDVPLDYLTLTKTFSFKNYHQTVAFVNAVTWVAHKEDHHPEVCFGYNQCKITLTTHNIKGLSQNDFILAAKIDALLA; encoded by the coding sequence ATGACACACGAATTGCCACTAAAAGACCAATCCTGCACCGACATCGAAAAAGGCAGCAAGCCATTGATTATCCCCACTATTGAGAGCTACCTCTCACAAATGCCGGGCTGGGATGTGCCGTTGGATTACCTGACGCTCACCAAGACCTTCTCCTTCAAAAACTACCACCAAACCGTGGCGTTTGTGAACGCCGTCACCTGGGTGGCGCACAAAGAAGATCATCATCCGGAAGTGTGCTTTGGGTATAATCAATGCAAAATCACTCTGACCACCCACAATATCAAAGGACTGAGTCAAAACGATTTTATTCTGGCCGCCAAAATCGACGCTTTGCTGGCTTAA
- a CDS encoding M48 family metallopeptidase, which yields MNWITVLFATTLILNLVIELWLNIKNQFHIGTHRNQVPEDFQSVVTEEAHHKAADYSRAKLQLSRFVLFFDAAVLLFMTLGGGFQEIYNYWLATDLSPIWRDVGFLLSTFWFLSLLHLPFAIISTFKIEEAFGFNKMTVGKFISDLVKQWLLGLIIGLPLAWAVLSIMNAYFDQAWWFYTWVLWVAFNLLLLWAYPKWIAPIFNKFTPLEDGEMKQRIEALLERTGFESNGIFVMDGSSRSGHGNAYFTGFGKNKRIVFFDTLLESLTPEEVEAVLAHELGHFKHGHIKKRMIESFALSFAGLFVLGWLTQLPAFYQGLGMTSETPAAALLLFMTAIPVMFFFFGPIAAFKSRKHEFEADAFASQTTGSAPLISALLKMYRDNASSLTPDPTYSAYHDSHPPAKIRIDHLKSLEK from the coding sequence ATGAATTGGATTACCGTATTATTTGCAACCACCCTGATTCTTAACCTAGTCATCGAGCTGTGGCTCAACATCAAAAACCAGTTCCACATCGGTACCCACCGCAACCAAGTGCCGGAAGACTTCCAAAGTGTTGTCACCGAAGAAGCACACCACAAAGCCGCCGATTACAGCCGCGCCAAACTGCAACTCTCACGATTCGTCTTATTTTTCGACGCCGCCGTCTTATTGTTCATGACGCTCGGCGGCGGCTTTCAAGAAATTTACAATTACTGGCTGGCGACGGATCTATCACCCATCTGGCGTGATGTCGGTTTCTTGTTGTCTACCTTCTGGTTTTTGTCGCTACTGCACCTTCCGTTCGCCATCATCTCCACCTTTAAAATCGAAGAGGCTTTCGGCTTTAATAAAATGACCGTCGGCAAATTCATTTCCGACCTTGTCAAACAATGGTTGCTCGGCTTAATCATCGGCCTGCCATTGGCCTGGGCGGTGCTGTCGATTATGAATGCCTATTTCGACCAGGCCTGGTGGTTTTATACCTGGGTGCTTTGGGTGGCGTTCAACCTGCTGTTACTTTGGGCTTACCCGAAATGGATCGCGCCGATTTTCAACAAGTTCACCCCGTTGGAAGACGGCGAAATGAAACAGCGCATTGAAGCCCTGCTGGAGCGCACCGGATTCGAGTCAAACGGCATTTTCGTCATGGACGGTTCCTCGCGTTCCGGTCACGGCAACGCATATTTTACCGGTTTTGGCAAAAACAAACGCATTGTGTTTTTCGACACCCTACTGGAGTCCTTAACACCGGAAGAAGTCGAAGCGGTACTGGCACATGAGCTGGGGCATTTCAAGCACGGCCACATCAAAAAACGCATGATCGAATCCTTTGCCTTGAGCTTTGCCGGCTTGTTCGTTCTGGGCTGGCTGACGCAATTACCGGCGTTTTACCAAGGCTTGGGCATGACTTCGGAAACGCCAGCCGCCGCGTTATTGCTGTTTATGACCGCCATCCCGGTGATGTTCTTTTTCTTCGGGCCGATTGCCGCCTTCAAAAGCCGCAAGCACGAATTTGAAGCCGATGCCTTCGCATCACAAACCACCGGTTCGGCCCCGTTGATTTCCGCGCTGCTGAAAATGTATCGCGACAATGCCAGCAGCCTGACCCCGGATCCGACTTATTCAGCGTATCACGACAGTCATCCGCCGGCTAAAATCCGCATTGACCACTTAAAGTCGCTTGAAAAATAA